TGCAGAAAAAGGAGTACTAGTTGTAGATAATTCATCTGCATGGAGAATGGAAAGTGGAGTTCCCCTTATAGTACCAGAAGTAAATTCTGAAGCAGCATTTAAAAATAGCGGAATAATAGCTAATCCTAATTGTTCAACTATTCAATGTATGCTTCCTCTAAAAGTATTAGAAGAAAAATATGGATTAAAAAGAGTTATTTACAGCACTTATCAAGCTGTATCTGGAAGTGGACATAAAGGAATTGAAGACTTAGAAAATGGACTTAGAGGAGAAGAACCAAAAACTTATCCTCATTCAATAGTTAACAACTGTCTTCCACATATAGATAAATTTTTGGAAAATGGATATACAAAAGAAGAGATAAAAATGATAGATGAAACAAGAAAAATATTAGGGATACCAGCTCTTCCTGTAACTGCAACATGTGTAAGGGTTCCAGTAATGAATTCTCATTCTGTTTCTATCACAGTAGAATTGGAAAAAGACTTTGATTTAGACGAAGTTAGAGAAGCTTTAGTGGCTTTCCCTGGGATAATGCTTGTAGATGATGTAAATTCTAATCATTATCCATTGGCTTCTGATGCTACTGGGCAGGATAAAGTGCTGGTAGGAAGAGTAAGGAGAGATTTCAGTACAGAAAAAGGAATAAATTTATGGGTAGTTGCTGATAATATAAGAAAAGGAGCAGCTACAAATGCTGTTCAGATAGCAGAGCTTTTCAGAGGAATATAATATAGAAACTTAATTGATAAAGAAAAGAAAAAATATAATAGAGGAATGTAATTTAGGAGGAAATAAATGGAATTATTCACAGGTTCAGGGGTTGCTCTCGTAACTCCTTTTGATGAAAATAATGAAGTAAATTACTCAAGACTTAGGGAAATACTTGAATTTCATGTTTTAAATCATACAGATGCAATAATAGTAACAGGAACTACTGGAGAAGGAAGTACTATTACTGATGAAGAAAAAATTTCAGTAATAGAATTTGCAGTAGAGATAATCAA
The DNA window shown above is from Fusobacterium sp. and carries:
- a CDS encoding aspartate-semialdehyde dehydrogenase; protein product: MKIAIVGATGLVGRTFLKVLEERNSDIEVLYLFASKRSAGSKVVFKNNEYTVEELTENSFDRDIDIALFSAGGDISKKFAPIAAEKGVLVVDNSSAWRMESGVPLIVPEVNSEAAFKNSGIIANPNCSTIQCMLPLKVLEEKYGLKRVIYSTYQAVSGSGHKGIEDLENGLRGEEPKTYPHSIVNNCLPHIDKFLENGYTKEEIKMIDETRKILGIPALPVTATCVRVPVMNSHSVSITVELEKDFDLDEVREALVAFPGIMLVDDVNSNHYPLASDATGQDKVLVGRVRRDFSTEKGINLWVVADNIRKGAATNAVQIAELFRGI